One region of Qipengyuania gaetbuli genomic DNA includes:
- a CDS encoding outer membrane protein, translated as MKYTLASAAMLAASAMGTSAAAQDDQVNNGGFRVEALAGWDRVDLSLDEDTDFEGNDSGIFYGAAVGYDLPAGPVMVGVEAEVSSSTTGEKETVEDFDVDGSIYDGTISLSDGFNWYLGGRLGVWASESTAFYGKVGYAWTTVDLDATGTVDGVAGSDSADLNFSGFRFGAGVEQKLSNSAYAKIEYRYTDYSEGEVEYQGDTLDFGDALEFVDLERHQVVAGVGFRF; from the coding sequence ATGAAATATACTCTTGCATCAGCTGCAATGTTGGCGGCCAGCGCCATGGGAACTTCGGCTGCGGCCCAGGATGACCAAGTGAACAATGGGGGATTTCGCGTCGAGGCACTCGCCGGCTGGGACCGCGTCGATCTCAGCCTAGATGAAGATACGGATTTCGAGGGCAACGATAGCGGCATCTTCTACGGCGCTGCAGTCGGATATGACCTTCCTGCGGGCCCTGTAATGGTCGGTGTGGAAGCCGAGGTTTCGAGCTCGACCACGGGCGAAAAAGAAACGGTCGAAGATTTCGACGTGGACGGTTCGATTTACGACGGCACGATCAGTCTTAGCGATGGTTTCAACTGGTACCTCGGCGGTCGTCTCGGTGTCTGGGCCAGCGAAAGTACCGCTTTCTACGGCAAGGTGGGCTATGCTTGGACGACGGTCGATCTCGATGCAACGGGTACGGTTGATGGCGTGGCCGGATCTGACAGCGCTGACCTCAATTTCTCGGGCTTCCGCTTCGGCGCAGGTGTCGAACAGAAGCTGAGCAACAGCGCATATGCCAAGATCGAATACCGCTACACGGACTATTCCGAGGGCGAAGTCGAATACCAGGGCGACACGCTCGACTTTGGCGATGCCCTAGAGTTCGTGGATCTTGAGAGGCACCAGGTGGTTGCCGGCGTCGGTTTCCGCTTCTGA